In candidate division WOR-3 bacterium, a single window of DNA contains:
- the uvrB gene encoding excinuclease ABC subunit UvrB, translating to MADHSQFKLVAPFEPSGDQPEAIERLVEFIQSGAKYSTLLGVTGSGKTFTMANVIARLNRPTIVISHNKTLAAQLFGEFRQFFPENAVEYFISYYDYYQPEAYVPEHDLYIEKDASINEEIERLRLRATSSLLERRDVVVVASVSCIYNLGEPWEFRESVLPLEQGKDLDRDGLIEELVRLQYTRNDMELKRSTFRVRGDFVDIHPSHRDYGLRVEFDGSQISRLTVFDIVSGDNVEQRQRMIIYPAKQFVTTERQIEGAIASIEQELAQRVSELESQNKLLEAQRLATRTRFDIEMMREFGYCPGIENYSRHLLGKKPGERPYCMLDYFPADYLMIIDESHATIPQIQGMYNGDRARKQTLVDYGFRLPSCLDNRPLRFDEFQALVRQAIFTSATPGPYEFEHSQGRVAELVVRPTGLVDPKMTIRPTKGQVDHLIGEIRKRVENHERTLVTTLTKRMAEDLAEYLTEMGLKVRYMHSEIDAIERVEILRGLRLGEFDVLVGINLLREGLDLPEVSLVAILDADKEGFLRDERSLIQTAGRAARNVRGEVILYADNITRSIRMALKETERRRQKQIEYNLRHGIEPRSIQKSVDQVRLTTSVADAKPEEPIANSQWPMAEEEDRIAALDRLQKEMKEAAQRLEFEKAAEYRDRITRLRQQIDDEEWKRGRRKRLKKR from the coding sequence GTGGCCGACCACAGCCAGTTCAAACTCGTAGCTCCGTTCGAGCCGAGTGGGGACCAACCAGAAGCAATAGAACGACTGGTCGAGTTCATCCAGTCCGGGGCCAAGTATTCAACGCTTCTCGGTGTGACGGGTTCGGGCAAGACCTTCACGATGGCGAATGTCATTGCCCGACTGAATCGGCCGACAATCGTCATTTCTCACAACAAAACCCTGGCCGCGCAGTTGTTCGGCGAGTTCCGTCAGTTCTTTCCGGAGAATGCGGTCGAGTACTTCATTTCCTACTACGATTATTACCAGCCTGAGGCGTATGTGCCGGAGCACGACCTGTACATCGAAAAGGATGCGTCAATCAACGAGGAAATCGAGCGACTCAGGCTGCGGGCTACCTCCAGTCTGCTGGAGCGCAGGGATGTGGTGGTGGTGGCCTCGGTTTCCTGCATCTACAACCTGGGTGAGCCGTGGGAGTTCAGAGAGTCGGTGCTGCCGCTGGAGCAGGGCAAGGACCTGGACCGGGACGGGCTGATTGAGGAGCTGGTCAGACTCCAATACACACGGAACGATATGGAGTTGAAACGTTCGACGTTCCGAGTACGGGGCGACTTTGTGGACATTCATCCTTCACACCGGGACTACGGTCTGCGGGTGGAGTTCGACGGCAGTCAAATCAGCCGACTGACCGTGTTTGACATCGTGTCCGGGGACAACGTGGAGCAGAGGCAGCGGATGATAATCTATCCGGCCAAGCAGTTCGTCACTACTGAACGCCAGATAGAAGGCGCAATTGCCTCAATCGAACAGGAGTTGGCACAGCGGGTGAGCGAGCTTGAGTCGCAGAACAAGCTACTTGAGGCGCAGCGGCTGGCGACCCGGACCAGGTTTGACATCGAGATGATGCGTGAGTTCGGGTACTGTCCTGGGATCGAGAACTACTCACGGCATCTGTTGGGCAAGAAACCGGGCGAGCGACCGTACTGCATGCTTGACTACTTCCCGGCCGACTACCTGATGATTATTGACGAGTCGCACGCGACAATCCCTCAGATTCAGGGAATGTACAACGGTGACCGGGCGAGAAAGCAGACGCTTGTGGACTACGGGTTCAGGCTACCCTCGTGTCTGGATAACCGACCTTTGCGGTTCGACGAGTTCCAGGCACTGGTAAGACAGGCAATTTTCACCTCAGCTACCCCAGGACCGTACGAGTTTGAGCACAGCCAGGGTCGTGTTGCAGAGCTGGTGGTGCGGCCAACCGGCCTTGTTGACCCGAAGATGACAATCAGGCCGACCAAGGGCCAAGTTGACCACCTGATTGGAGAGATTCGCAAGCGGGTAGAGAACCACGAGCGGACCCTGGTTACCACGTTGACCAAGCGGATGGCCGAGGACCTGGCTGAGTATCTGACTGAGATGGGGCTGAAGGTGCGCTACATGCACTCGGAGATTGACGCCATCGAGCGGGTGGAAATCCTGCGCGGGCTCAGGCTAGGTGAGTTCGACGTGCTCGTGGGGATCAACCTGCTGCGGGAGGGGCTGGACCTGCCGGAAGTGTCGCTTGTGGCGATCCTTGATGCGGACAAAGAGGGATTCCTGCGGGATGAACGTTCGCTGATTCAGACTGCGGGCCGGGCAGCGAGAAACGTGAGGGGAGAGGTGATCCTTTACGCGGACAACATCACGCGGTCAATCAGGATGGCGCTGAAGGAGACAGAACGCAGGCGGCAGAAGCAGATTGAGTACAACCTTAGGCACGGTATCGAACCGCGCTCGATACAGAAGTCAGTGGACCAGGTGCGGCTGACAACCTCGGTGGCGGACGCGAAGCCGGAGGAGCCAATAGCCAATAGCCAATGGCCAATGGCGGAGGAGGAGGACAGGATTGCGGCGCTGGACAGATTGCAGAAGGAGATGAAAGAAGCGGCGCAGAGACTGGAGTTCGAGAAGGCCGCAGAGTACCGGGACCGGATTACCCGGCTGCGCCAGCAGATTGACGACGAAGAGTGGAAGCGGGGCCGCCGCAAGCGGCTCAAGAAACGCTGA
- a CDS encoding DUF2283 domain-containing protein encodes MGQVKVFYDRAGNTLTVWFGEKQDEYSCEETGDEVVLMKDKHGRVIGFEKLNFALLAADRLQVAFEAASV; translated from the coding sequence ATGGGTCAAGTGAAAGTCTTCTACGACCGTGCCGGGAACACCCTTACGGTTTGGTTCGGTGAGAAGCAAGACGAATACTCCTGCGAGGAGACAGGTGATGAAGTCGTGCTGATGAAAGACAAGCACGGCCGAGTCATCGGTTTCGAGAAGCTGAACTTTGCACTGCTTGCTGCGGACCGGCTCCAAGTCGCGTTCGAGGCCGCGAGCGTCTGA
- a CDS encoding retropepsin-like aspartic protease — translation MAIIEQRIRLVGSKGSRDVVALFDSGASYSIIQPGLAREVARPERLPTPKHFGTAEKGRKVTAKECVRLDFKLNGHTLSDEFMVVPGITESVIIGAATMQKWRMKLDFEHDRVIVDPRVTKLRLLRLGNSQ, via the coding sequence ATGGCGATAATCGAACAGAGAATAAGGTTGGTCGGGTCGAAGGGCAGCAGGGATGTGGTGGCGCTGTTTGACAGCGGCGCAAGCTATTCAATCATTCAGCCCGGTCTTGCCCGTGAGGTTGCGCGTCCAGAGCGGTTGCCCACCCCCAAGCATTTCGGAACCGCGGAGAAGGGGCGCAAGGTTACCGCGAAGGAGTGTGTCCGGCTCGACTTCAAGCTCAACGGCCACACGCTCAGCGACGAGTTCATGGTCGTTCCCGGCATCACGGAATCGGTCATCATCGGCGCGGCTACGATGCAGAAGTGGCGCATGAAACTCGACTTCGAGCACGACCGGGTAATAGTTGACCCGCGGGTTACGAAACTGAGACTGCTCAGGCTAGGCAATAGCCAATAG
- a CDS encoding four helix bundle protein — protein sequence MGNRVQSYRDLEVWRKAIDLVTETYRLSRRFPKDEIYSLTSQIRRAATSIPANIAEGWGRNMTKEYVQFLRIARGSLHELETHLEVSCNLDYFGPTELDAMLGRTHEINKMLNSLIRAIEANGH from the coding sequence ATGGGCAATCGCGTGCAGTCATACCGAGACCTTGAGGTCTGGAGGAAAGCGATTGACCTCGTTACTGAGACGTATCGGCTATCGCGCAGATTCCCGAAGGACGAAATCTACTCACTTACGAGCCAGATTCGCCGGGCAGCCACTTCGATTCCGGCCAACATCGCTGAGGGGTGGGGCCGGAATATGACGAAGGAGTATGTCCAGTTCCTGCGGATTGCCCGGGGCTCTCTACACGAACTGGAGACGCACTTGGAAGTGTCTTGTAACCTCGATTACTTCGGGCCGACCGAGTTGGACGCTATGCTCGGTAGGACGCACGAAATCAACAAGATGCTCAACAGCTTGATACGAGCCATTGAAGCCAATGGGCATTAG
- a CDS encoding DUF362 domain-containing protein produces the protein MSAARPRVLVRKVTDIAAAVTEALEFLDYDFAGKKVWVKPNLLSPHPPEHSVTTNPELIRQVVRGLKARGAGKVWVADNPGGGLQRNVADYIAPTGVIEASEGCFHSLTETPVTLPLKSRFLNQIHASHLVTEADVILNLPVFKTHALTILTGAIKNLFGIIPGGQKSHLHTLARSGEEFGELLVDIYQAVPVPVLSIMDALRGMDGQNGPSGGRVRNIGRIITATNPAALDVVMAAMAGADPVRIPTVRIAAERGLGPAALSQVEVIGDFERIPGFRLPSTRLAGSLTGISSAIAYPLLRRRPTLDRQHCTKCRRCADNCPARAIAMSPFPDVDRRKCIMCYCCVELCPERAMRIPGLARGLVQNLFGR, from the coding sequence ATGAGTGCCGCCCGGCCCCGTGTCCTTGTGCGTAAGGTCACCGACATTGCCGCTGCTGTCACCGAGGCCCTTGAGTTCCTCGACTACGACTTCGCGGGCAAGAAGGTATGGGTCAAACCGAATCTACTAAGCCCACACCCGCCCGAACATTCGGTCACGACCAACCCGGAACTCATCCGTCAGGTGGTACGCGGACTCAAGGCCCGCGGCGCCGGCAAAGTCTGGGTTGCGGATAACCCGGGTGGCGGACTACAACGCAATGTCGCCGACTACATCGCTCCTACCGGTGTCATCGAAGCAAGCGAAGGATGCTTTCACAGCCTGACCGAGACACCTGTTACCCTGCCATTGAAGTCCCGCTTCCTCAATCAAATCCACGCCTCACACCTGGTCACTGAAGCCGACGTCATCCTGAACCTGCCGGTGTTCAAGACTCACGCGCTCACCATACTCACCGGTGCAATCAAGAACCTGTTCGGCATCATCCCGGGCGGCCAGAAATCGCACCTGCACACCCTTGCCCGGTCTGGGGAAGAATTCGGCGAACTACTCGTGGACATCTACCAGGCCGTGCCGGTACCGGTCTTGAGCATCATGGACGCACTGCGTGGAATGGACGGCCAGAACGGCCCCTCCGGCGGCCGGGTGCGAAACATCGGCCGCATTATCACGGCCACGAACCCGGCTGCGCTCGATGTCGTGATGGCCGCGATGGCTGGTGCAGACCCGGTCCGAATTCCGACCGTCCGCATCGCTGCCGAACGCGGGCTTGGTCCGGCCGCACTCAGCCAGGTCGAGGTCATCGGCGACTTCGAACGGATTCCCGGTTTCCGCCTGCCCTCGACCCGGCTTGCTGGCAGTCTTACTGGCATCTCATCAGCAATCGCCTATCCCCTGCTACGGCGTCGACCAACTCTTGACCGTCAGCACTGCACCAAGTGCCGCCGCTGCGCGGACAACTGTCCTGCGCGCGCCATCGCGATGTCGCCGTTTCCAGACGTTGACCGCCGGAAATGCATCATGTGCTACTGCTGCGTCGAGTTGTGCCCGGAGCGTGCGATGCGTATCCCCGGCCTCGCCCGCGGTCTAGTCCAGAACCTCTTCGGCCGTTAG
- a CDS encoding acyl-CoA dehydrogenase family protein, producing MIDFSFTEEQKFVQDLARKWAQTEVLPVIQERDQKAEFDLSFLRGMAGLGLLGLSLPERYGGIGNDYIALGLACEELEFVDTSLRVILSVHVGLNSLTLLSWGTEEQKRRWLIPQAKGEKLSTFGLTEPAAGSDAMGIQTTARKDGSDYIISGEKMWISLADIADHFLIIAWTDAEKKRKRDHTGMSAFLLERGMKGLTTATIHGKLGVRAGNTGSIALDDVRVPKENLLGQEGEGFRIAMFAIDQGRYTVAAGSTGLIRACLEASVEYAQTRTTFGRPIAEHQLIKEMIAEIASDYEAARLLWLKAGWLKNEGRRSTRETSLAKMYACQCAERAASNAVQIHGAYGFSNEYNVERFYRNAKGAQIYEGSREIHKLLQADYALGLRTDKPTRVSLPRPE from the coding sequence ATGATAGACTTCTCTTTCACCGAAGAACAGAAGTTCGTGCAGGACCTGGCCCGCAAGTGGGCTCAGACCGAAGTCCTGCCAGTGATACAAGAACGGGATCAGAAGGCAGAATTCGACCTTTCCTTCTTGCGAGGAATGGCCGGGCTCGGTCTTCTAGGCCTTTCTCTGCCCGAAAGATACGGCGGCATAGGCAACGACTACATCGCGCTGGGCCTAGCCTGTGAAGAACTAGAATTCGTGGACACTTCACTCCGCGTCATTCTCTCGGTGCACGTCGGTCTCAACAGCCTGACCCTGCTTTCCTGGGGCACCGAGGAGCAGAAACGGCGCTGGCTCATCCCTCAGGCTAAGGGCGAGAAACTGAGCACCTTTGGCCTCACCGAACCCGCGGCCGGCAGCGACGCCATGGGTATTCAGACCACTGCCCGTAAGGACGGCAGCGACTACATCATCTCTGGCGAGAAGATGTGGATCTCCCTAGCCGACATCGCCGACCACTTCCTCATCATCGCCTGGACCGACGCCGAGAAGAAGCGCAAGCGCGACCATACTGGCATGTCCGCATTCCTCCTGGAAAGAGGGATGAAAGGCCTGACCACGGCCACGATTCACGGCAAGCTGGGTGTACGGGCCGGCAACACCGGCTCGATTGCCCTGGACGATGTGCGCGTGCCCAAAGAGAACCTACTCGGACAAGAAGGCGAAGGATTCCGTATTGCGATGTTTGCCATAGACCAGGGCCGCTATACCGTAGCCGCAGGTTCCACCGGCTTGATTCGCGCCTGCCTTGAAGCCTCGGTCGAGTACGCCCAGACCCGCACCACATTTGGCCGGCCCATCGCCGAACACCAACTCATCAAGGAGATGATTGCCGAGATAGCCTCAGACTACGAAGCCGCCCGCCTGCTCTGGCTCAAGGCCGGCTGGCTCAAGAATGAAGGCCGCCGCTCAACCCGCGAGACCTCGCTGGCCAAGATGTACGCCTGCCAGTGTGCCGAGCGGGCTGCGTCCAACGCGGTCCAGATTCACGGCGCATACGGCTTCTCCAACGAATACAACGTCGAACGGTTCTACCGCAACGCCAAAGGCGCGCAGATTTACGAAGGCTCGCGCGAGATTCACAAACTCCTGCAGGCCGACTACGCTCTTGGCCTGCGCACGGACAAACCGACCCGAGTCAGTCTGCCCAGACCAGAGTAG
- a CDS encoding thiamine pyrophosphate-dependent enzyme: MFLSDSNLPFCPGCGHALVVRNTAKALKKLAVNPLDVVLVTDIGCHGIIDRNFHTHTVHGIHGRSVALASGIAAGLPEGKTVIAFLGDGGAVIGLQHLIEAAHRNFNLTAVVFNNMLYGMTGGQPSGLTPCGYRTPTHPQGTKERGADLCRRLHAAGAASVERVICRGDFSEAIARAIATQGFSLVEVMEQCPSYGSKHNPGRSVEDLVREAGLSLELLLNPGVTPCRFPERTNTASLLDLKPIARRHESGLDRRVSIMLGGSAGEGVQSAAELFARAAVSSGLSATKRGWYPVTVGTGYSAADIVISPDPILYTGTTVPDLAAITSNDGFRRCAPTLRSMRTGLVLLDEELPEPETEAKVIRTPLRRTAGRRGAALYALALLLREQNLFPLSALIEAHAQSKLSARLDLEKLLSLPPTGKS, encoded by the coding sequence GTGTTCCTTTCCGATTCTAACCTGCCCTTCTGCCCAGGATGCGGCCACGCACTGGTCGTGCGCAACACGGCCAAAGCCCTCAAGAAACTGGCCGTGAACCCGCTTGACGTGGTGCTAGTCACCGACATCGGCTGTCACGGCATCATCGACCGCAACTTCCACACTCACACGGTACACGGCATCCACGGCCGCTCGGTAGCTCTGGCCTCAGGGATTGCGGCCGGCCTGCCAGAAGGAAAAACGGTCATTGCCTTTCTCGGCGACGGCGGCGCGGTCATCGGACTTCAACACCTTATCGAGGCCGCTCACCGCAACTTCAACCTGACCGCAGTAGTCTTCAACAACATGCTCTATGGGATGACCGGAGGCCAGCCTTCCGGGCTCACGCCCTGCGGTTACCGCACCCCTACCCATCCGCAAGGCACGAAGGAACGCGGCGCCGACCTGTGCCGCCGTCTGCACGCGGCCGGCGCGGCCAGTGTGGAACGGGTAATCTGCCGGGGCGACTTCTCCGAAGCGATTGCCCGCGCCATTGCAACGCAGGGATTCTCGCTCGTGGAAGTAATGGAACAGTGTCCCAGCTACGGCTCCAAGCACAACCCGGGCCGGTCGGTCGAGGACCTAGTGCGCGAAGCCGGACTTTCTCTTGAACTTCTGCTCAACCCGGGTGTGACACCGTGCCGCTTTCCTGAAAGGACGAATACGGCTTCACTGCTCGACCTGAAACCAATCGCCCGCCGACACGAGTCCGGCCTGGACCGCCGCGTCTCGATAATGCTCGGCGGCTCAGCAGGCGAAGGCGTCCAATCCGCGGCCGAGCTGTTCGCCCGTGCCGCGGTCTCCTCAGGACTCAGCGCAACAAAGCGAGGCTGGTATCCGGTTACGGTAGGAACCGGCTATTCTGCGGCAGACATCGTTATCTCTCCAGACCCAATACTCTACACCGGCACGACCGTACCCGATCTAGCCGCAATCACCTCAAACGACGGCTTTCGACGCTGTGCACCGACACTGCGCTCAATGCGCACCGGCCTTGTTCTGCTTGATGAAGAACTGCCTGAGCCCGAAACCGAAGCGAAGGTTATACGGACTCCCCTTCGCCGCACCGCGGGCCGCCGCGGGGCCGCATTGTACGCTCTGGCCCTGCTCCTGCGCGAACAGAACCTGTTTCCTCTTTCCGCCCTGATCGAGGCGCACGCACAGAGCAAGCTTTCGGCCAGACTGGACCTAGAAAAGCTCCTTTCTCTCCCACCAACGGGCAAATCGTGA
- the purB gene encoding adenylosuccinate lyase, with product MIERYTLPEMAALWSETAKFNSWLLVEKAVAKVQGELGIIPATAARAIQHASFNLKEIERFEKETSHDVIAFTKSVARSVGPAGRYVHYGLTSYDVVDTALSLRCISGLAIIEAALGDLRVQTARLALAHKHTPMIGRTHGVHAEPITFGLKCLSWYEETDRNLTRLRLASVEMSYGKISGTVGAYTQLSPAFEARVLKELGLKPEPVSTQVIPRDRHAFLLCILALVAAGMERIATEIRNLQRTEIGEVGEPFARKQRGSSAMPHKQNPIVCERVCGLARVVRGLAAAGYENIPLWHERDLTNSAPERITIPGAFCLVHYIIRKLTGVLTGLVVRPDRMKQNLEASGGSFFSQGLMLALVRAGTSRDTAYKLVQELAFESRQTGRPFTDLCRQNPVILKKLGTRGLARILNVRQLLKHVPAVYRRVGLSRR from the coding sequence ATGATCGAACGGTACACCCTACCTGAGATGGCCGCTCTGTGGTCCGAGACTGCAAAGTTCAACTCGTGGCTGCTCGTAGAAAAGGCGGTCGCCAAGGTGCAGGGCGAACTCGGTATCATCCCGGCCACCGCGGCCCGCGCAATTCAGCATGCATCATTCAACCTGAAGGAAATCGAGCGCTTCGAAAAAGAGACAAGTCACGATGTCATCGCCTTCACAAAGAGCGTTGCCCGCAGTGTCGGCCCGGCCGGCCGCTACGTCCACTACGGACTCACCTCCTACGACGTCGTGGATACCGCACTGTCACTGCGCTGCATTTCCGGCCTAGCAATAATCGAGGCCGCTCTTGGCGACCTGCGAGTCCAGACTGCCCGGCTTGCGCTTGCCCACAAACACACACCGATGATCGGCCGCACCCACGGAGTGCACGCCGAGCCGATAACCTTCGGTCTCAAGTGTCTTTCCTGGTATGAGGAGACTGACCGCAACCTGACCAGACTCCGCCTTGCCTCGGTCGAGATGAGCTACGGCAAGATTTCCGGCACGGTCGGAGCCTACACGCAGCTCTCCCCCGCATTCGAGGCCCGGGTGCTGAAAGAACTGGGACTAAAGCCAGAGCCTGTCTCAACCCAGGTCATTCCCCGTGACCGACACGCCTTCCTGCTCTGCATCTTGGCTCTTGTTGCCGCGGGCATGGAACGCATCGCCACGGAGATACGCAACCTTCAGCGCACCGAGATTGGCGAAGTGGGCGAGCCATTTGCCCGAAAACAGCGTGGTTCGTCTGCCATGCCGCACAAACAGAATCCAATCGTCTGCGAACGGGTGTGCGGTCTGGCCCGCGTGGTGCGCGGCTTGGCCGCAGCTGGGTACGAGAACATCCCGCTCTGGCACGAACGCGACTTAACCAACTCTGCTCCTGAGAGAATCACCATTCCCGGCGCTTTCTGCCTGGTTCACTACATCATACGCAAGCTCACCGGTGTGCTGACCGGACTAGTCGTACGCCCTGACCGGATGAAACAGAACCTTGAGGCATCAGGTGGTTCGTTCTTCTCTCAAGGATTGATGCTCGCCCTGGTGCGCGCCGGCACCAGCCGGGATACTGCCTACAAGTTGGTACAGGAACTGGCATTTGAGTCGCGCCAAACCGGCCGGCCGTTCACCGACTTGTGCCGGCAGAACCCAGTCATACTAAAGAAACTGGGAACTCGCGGCCTGGCCCGGATTCTTAACGTAAGGCAACTGCTCAAGCACGTGCCTGCGGTGTATCGCCGGGTCGGTCTTTCGCGTCGCTAG
- a CDS encoding trypsin-like peptidase domain-containing protein, translating into MKRYLPALLLIVALLVPVVLCRAGPQEEISESRQTAIVRAARRVSPAVVSVVVTQVRVVTYDPFGGFGFDDFFRDFFPPRQYRQEVKSMGSGVIVSESGDIITNAHVVRNASIIKVTLPSNQEFDAELEGIDDARDLALLRVKARGLPFAPLGNSDNLMIGEWAIAFGNPFGFLLEDAQPTVTVGVISALHRDVKTGQGRVMSDMIQTDAAINPGNSGGPLVNADAEVIGINTFIFTHSGGSEGIGFARPINDVKKFIAEVRGTAAATTTLSTGLGCSVADIDSKLRARFNLVYDRGVVVTEVANTGIARTIGLAPGDVILMAQGKVVRNAASFARTYQQPFGTIDIVIDRGGEQARLVYQLR; encoded by the coding sequence ATGAAACGTTACCTACCGGCATTACTACTCATTGTCGCCCTGCTGGTCCCGGTTGTATTGTGCAGGGCCGGCCCGCAAGAAGAAATATCTGAATCGCGTCAGACCGCAATCGTCCGTGCCGCACGCCGTGTCAGCCCCGCGGTCGTCTCCGTCGTCGTGACCCAGGTCCGGGTCGTCACTTACGACCCCTTTGGCGGATTCGGATTCGACGACTTCTTCCGCGACTTCTTCCCGCCGCGACAGTATCGGCAGGAAGTGAAGTCAATGGGCTCGGGCGTCATCGTTTCTGAATCGGGCGACATTATCACCAACGCCCATGTCGTACGCAACGCCTCGATAATCAAGGTAACCTTGCCCTCGAATCAGGAGTTCGATGCCGAACTCGAAGGCATTGACGATGCCCGGGACCTTGCCCTACTCCGAGTCAAAGCCCGGGGACTTCCCTTTGCCCCACTCGGCAATTCCGATAACCTGATGATCGGTGAATGGGCTATCGCTTTTGGCAACCCCTTCGGGTTCCTGCTTGAGGATGCCCAGCCCACGGTTACGGTCGGCGTAATTTCCGCCCTACACCGCGACGTCAAAACCGGCCAGGGCCGGGTGATGTCGGACATGATTCAGACCGATGCCGCCATCAACCCGGGTAATTCTGGCGGGCCACTAGTCAACGCCGACGCCGAGGTCATCGGCATCAACACCTTCATCTTCACTCACTCCGGTGGGTCTGAAGGCATCGGATTTGCCCGGCCAATAAACGACGTCAAGAAGTTCATCGCCGAGGTGCGCGGCACGGCCGCTGCCACCACTACTCTTTCGACCGGCCTTGGCTGCTCGGTCGCCGACATTGACTCAAAGCTCCGTGCCCGCTTCAACCTCGTCTATGATCGTGGGGTCGTCGTCACCGAGGTGGCCAACACCGGCATTGCTCGAACTATTGGCCTCGCTCCGGGCGATGTCATCCTCATGGCCCAGGGCAAGGTGGTGCGCAACGCTGCCAGCTTTGCCAGAACGTACCAACAACCGTTCGGAACCATTGACATCGTCATTGACCGGGGAGGCGAACAGGCCCGCTTGGTCTATCAACTGCGATGA
- a CDS encoding endonuclease/exonuclease/phosphatase family protein, whose amino-acid sequence MRTKLATYNVQNLGRQDLPEPTMYRRKLDFIVRAITGLDADLVVVNELREQASFFDLAEACGSYSGRLLGDARPGAREVHTGILTRLEVLECGQWREFPATVPGRPGELVQLVFSRPVPWVKVRLGNGQTLFAAGVHLKSRRPEVEAIPVSESARRREVLGQTLAVQTRMAEAGGLRCLLDEVMVGKAAHHFAVLGDFNDPVDSMTVSLVCGRRVDDCEAGSADSCLLFPVELKTDGRRPYSYVGSGGQALIDHILVSQDLLAQVVQAGVETRLLDPGLVAGQSSITSDHAPVWVEVELTEQTGADVGTNRPGDSRDGRT is encoded by the coding sequence TTGCGAACGAAGCTGGCAACCTACAACGTGCAGAATTTGGGGCGCCAGGACCTGCCCGAGCCCACGATGTATCGCAGGAAGCTCGATTTCATTGTTAGGGCAATCACTGGACTTGACGCGGACCTCGTGGTGGTGAACGAGTTACGCGAGCAGGCGAGCTTTTTCGATCTCGCCGAAGCATGCGGTTCCTATTCTGGGCGGTTGCTTGGCGACGCGCGGCCCGGCGCGCGCGAGGTTCACACCGGAATACTGACAAGGCTCGAGGTGCTTGAGTGTGGTCAGTGGCGTGAGTTCCCGGCGACCGTACCCGGCCGGCCTGGAGAATTGGTTCAGCTTGTTTTCTCACGGCCAGTGCCGTGGGTAAAGGTACGGCTTGGAAACGGACAGACACTGTTTGCTGCCGGAGTTCACCTGAAATCTCGTCGGCCCGAGGTTGAAGCTATTCCGGTCAGCGAATCGGCGCGGCGGCGAGAGGTGTTGGGGCAGACACTGGCCGTACAGACAAGGATGGCTGAAGCTGGCGGGCTACGCTGCCTTCTGGATGAGGTGATGGTTGGCAAAGCGGCCCACCATTTTGCGGTGCTTGGGGATTTCAACGACCCGGTTGATTCGATGACCGTGAGCCTTGTGTGCGGCAGAAGGGTTGACGATTGCGAGGCCGGTTCTGCGGACTCGTGTCTGCTTTTTCCTGTGGAGTTGAAAACCGACGGCCGGCGACCGTATTCCTACGTCGGGTCAGGTGGGCAGGCACTGATTGACCACATTCTTGTTAGCCAGGACCTGCTGGCGCAGGTTGTTCAGGCCGGGGTCGAAACCCGACTGCTTGACCCCGGGCTGGTTGCCGGGCAGTCGTCAATTACCTCTGACCACGCACCGGTCTGGGTAGAGGTCGAGTTGACAGAGCAAACCGGAGCAGACGTCGGTACGAATAGACCGGGGGATAGCAGGGACGGGAGGACCTAA